The genomic segment CCAGTACAGAACGCCCCGCCGCGCCCGTGAGCCGAAGATCGAGTCCCTTGTACATTGCGGCTACCATATCGGGAATGTGGCCCTCACCGCTTTCGAGCAAATTCAGTATCTGGCGCTCCCTCTGGCGCCGGTGCCCGATCATACCACGCACCAGTTGACGGGGATTTTCGACCGCTGGACCATGGGCAGGATAATAAACCCGGTCTTCTCGGTCATAGAGCTTTTGCAAGCTTGCCATATAATCGCTCATGTCGCCGTCGGGGGGACTGACCACGCTCGTCGACCATTTCATGACATGATCGCCCGTAAAAAGGGCCCCACTTTCAACCAGCGCGTAGCAAATATGGTTCGATGTGTGTCCGGGCGTAGCCACGGCTTCCAACGTCCAGCCGTCGCCGGCAATCTGTTCACCGTCCGACAAAATCCGGTCGGGCGCATAATCTGGATCGAAGGCACTATCTGCGCGAGGGCCGTCATCTTTCAGGACCAAGGGCGCGCATCCAATGATGGGCGCGCCGGTTGCCAGCTTTAGCGGCGCCGCTGCTGGAGAGTGGTCGCGATGCGTATGCGTGCACAGGATCGCGGCGACCCGCCTTCCGTCGACCGCGCGCAATATCGCGTCGACATGCCCTTCGCCGTTAATATCCGCAGGATCACCAATGCTTTGTCCGCTTCCGCATGGCCCGGGATCAATAATGGCGACATCTTCACCTGCCCCCACCAACCATGTTTGCGTGCCGGTGTAAGTGTAAGGCGAAGGATTGGGGGCGAGAACGCGGCGGACCAGTGGTTCGTGCTGTTCGGTTTCGCCTGCGCGAATGCTGTCGGGCCAACTCATGAAACCGATATGGCGCATCGGGGTAAAAAGAAAAAGGGGGCGGTTCAAGAAAACCGCCCCGGCCGAACAAAATGAAAAGGGGAGCTTATGTTCGGTTCAGTTCACCCTGTTAATCGGCCTTGTCCGCTTGGCTTTCCAGTTTGCGGATCTGTTGCTCGAGTTTTTCGACGACTTCCTTGCGGATTTTTTCCGGGATATCTTTGTCCTTGTCGATATCGCCGCGCGCTTCGCGCAGGCCCTTGATGGCTTCGACGCGGGCTATTTTGGCTTGTCCCTTGCCGCACATGACGAGGCGGATGCGTGAGCTATTCTGCCCGTCAAAGCCGCTGACATCGGTGGTTACCGGCTGCCCTTCCTGGCAGTTCTTGGTGATTTCCTTGATATCAATCTCGGGAATATAGGATGCGATATTCATGTTGGTCATGACGCGAATGGCTTCGCGGCGGCCTACTTCGGCAGCGGCGCGGGCACCATCGGCTGCGGCAGCAGCACTATCGGCTTCAGCTTGGGCAATGTCGGCCTGAGCACGCGCACCGTCGGCTTCGGCAAGCGCCTTGTCCGCTTCAAGCCGTGACTTCTCCGCATTCTCGATCCATTGCTCGACTTCCTGTTCGGTCAGCTTCTTGTCGGTGCGGAAGATGAACGTCTTTCCATCCCGTTCGACCTTGGTGACTTCACCGTCCCCGTCATGGCCGACAACATTTATGGTTTCGCCATCCTTTTTGATCTTGATGATCTGGACGTTCCGCTTGACCGGTTCAGCTTTTCCATTTTCCGCTGCCGCCTCGTCCTGGGCTACTACCGCCGGAACAATCGTTGCGGTCAAGGGCAGTATGACGGCCGCTGCGGTCAAAATTCCCAGTTTGCCGAGTAGCCGGCGCTGGGTGCTGGCGTCTTTCATTGTAAGCCTCCTCAGTCTTTCTATTATGGTTTTTGGCGAATTGAGCGCCGTTGCGAATGTCGGCACGCCGTCAAAGGCGGTGCGTGCCAGCGCCTGTCCGTAGATAGCGCGAACTTCTGCGCCTTTTCCGGCGAGAACGCGGGCGTCGCAGGCGGCTTCCTGATCGAAACGGAATGCGTTCCAGCTCATCCAGGCAACCGGGTTGAACCATTGCAGGCACAGGATGATGAATGCGACCAGATTGGCGAAGAGATCGCCTGATTTATGGTGCGCCATTTCGTGGGCCAGTGCGAGTTCGCGTTCGGCGGGGGTGTAGGTTTTTGTGAAGTCCAGCGGTACGGCGATGTAGCGTTTGAACAGGCCGAAGGCGAGTGGTCCGGCGACGAGGTCGGATGCCACCACCTTGACGCCCTCAATCTGCGCGATTTCCTCGGCTTCTGCGAGGAGGTCGTCGCGCATTGAGGCGTAGCGGATCATCTGGACGATGAAGAACAGCACCGCACCGCCCAGCCAGAATGTAATGCCCAGCGCCATGAAATCAACGGTTGCAACCGCGCTGCTTGCCGAGTTTGTTAACTCGGCTGAAGCATCCGACGGTATTTGGGTCAGGACCGAATGGCGGACGGCATCGCTGATGGATTGGCCGTTTTCCGCCAAAGGCACAGGCTCGCCCTCTAGGCTGGGCATCAGCAGGCGGGCGGCGGGGACGAGCCAGAGGGCGTAGGCGACGCCGGGGCCGAACAGCTTGGCGACCGGTTTGCGGACACATAAAATTGCGGCCATCAGCAATGTTGTTACCAACAAGCTGTCGACCAGCCATGTTTGACTGAATTCAACGCTCATGACTTCATCTCCCTCAGCAATCTCTCAATCTCGGAAATGTCCGCATCGCTCAGCTTTTCCTGCTCGGCGAGATGCGCGACCAGCGGCATGAACTTGCCGCCGAACAGCCGGTCGACCAGCCGCTTGGATTCATGGGAGACATAATCCTCACGCTCGACCAGCGGCGAATAGAGGAAACGGCGGCCATCGGCGCGATGTTCGACCGCCGCCTTGGCCAGCAGGCGCGACAGCAGCGTCTTGACCGTCGGCAGGGACCAGTCGCGATCCGCCGGAATCCGCTCCGCCACTTCGGTCGCGGTCAGCGGCGCCTGTTCCCACAGGATTTCCAATACCGTCAGCTCTGCGTCACTAATACGTTCAAGGGTCATTACATATTCTCCGACTACAGACGTAATCGATTCGATTACAGATGTAAACGTCGTTTGTCCGCGCCCGTCGGTTTTTTGTCGAACTTCTTTACAGCAGCCAACATGGTTAATGCCGCGGTAACCAGCTAACCCCTTGTTTTTAATAGGCAGCGTAAAACTGGCACGGGGAGTGCATTACTATTTGCGTTCAACACCCCACAAACAAGGACGGGTGGTTTGCTACTGGTCTCGCACCACCCGTCCTGGTTTACCCCCCAAAAAAATGCATAAAAAAAGGGCCGGAACCCATATGGATTCCAGCCCCCTTTGGTGCGACCCTATTTCAGGTCATTGTTAGATGCGGAACCGCAGCGAAGCGCCCATATAACGGTCGGCGTCGCGCGGAATATGCAGACGCTGTCCGGCGCTGGTGTTCAGCAGGACATAGCTTTCGTCGGTGATATTCTTCATGATGAAGGTAATCCGCCAGTTGTCGTCGGCATCCGAATAGCCCACGCTCGCATTCCACAGGCCATAGGCATCGATCGGGCCGCTCTGGCCGAGATCGGAGAACTGGCTGCTGACATGGTTGTAGCTGGTCCGGACATAAACCTTGGCTTCGGCGCCAAAGATGTTGAACGGCGTTTCATAAGCCGCACCGATGTTCCAGCTCCATTCAGGCGCCAACGGCAGTTTCGTGCCGTTACGGGCGTCCGGTGCGTTGGTCAGCGGGTTGGGGTTGAAACGGCGGACCTTGGCATCGGCGTAAGCCACGCTGCCGAACAGGTCGAGACCTTCAACCGGATTGGCAAGCGCGTCCAGTTCGAAACCGGTGCTGCGAACCGTACCCGCATTGGTCAGGTTGGTCACAACAGCGCCATTCAGCAACACGAAGTTATTCGCCTGGAACCCGTCATAGGTCACCTGGAACGCCGAAGCGTTCAGCTGGATACGATTGTCGGCGAAACGGCTCTTGATACCCAGTTCGAACGAATCCGACGTTTCTTCATCAATCGGAACCGAGTTGGTCGGCGCTGTATGGTTGAAGAAGACGTTGAACGCCGGGCCCTTATAGCCGCGGGTGTAGCTGCCGTAGAGCATCACATCGTCGGACGGCTTCACGGTGAGGACGGCCTTGCCCGAGAAGTTGCTGTTGGACGACGATCCGGTCGACAGCACAGTGCCGTTACCGCCACTGGCGACCGTTCCACCTGCAGGTGCACCCGAAACGCCGGGGCCGGTTGCGGGCAGACCCGTGGTGCGGTTGACACCCGGGAAGCGACGATGGGCATAATCGATCGAGTCATGCGTCCAGCGAAGACCAACCGTCAGACCGATCCAGTCGGTGAAGTCATAGGTTGCCTGACCGAACAGGGCGTAGTTTTCGATATTCACAAGGCTGTTCGACGTTGCGGTCGGGAACAGCGTGTTGACCGTGTCGGTCAGGTTGCATGGACGTGCGCCGGACACCGGATCAATCGGCAGGGTCGATGTCGTGCAGGAAACAACCTGACGGGTGAAGTCCTGCGTGTTTTCCGACTTCCAGTAGAAACCACCAACCTGATATTTGAACGCCTTGCTCTGGTCCGAGGCCAAGCGCAGCTCGAGGCTCTGCTGATCGGTTTCGACGAAGCCACGGTCATGCAGTTCAGGAGTTCCGACAATCGCGCGCGGCAGGAAGTCGCCTTCACGCAATTCGGTGTTGTTCCAGTTACGATAGCCGTAGATCGCGCTCAGCACATGGTCGCTGAAAACGTCAAAATCAGCATTGACGGTCAGACCCCATTGGCGATCGAGCGACTGGGTGACGAGATTGTGGCTTACGAACCGCTGGTTTTCGCCCTGCGCTACGCCGAGCGGCAGGTTCAGTTCAGCGTTGAGCTGCGCGCCACGCGATACGCCGGTGACTTCACCGCAGCAATCGTCATCGGCTTCATAATAGTCAGCGATGATCTTGATCCGTGCAGGACCATTGTCGAAATCGAGCAGGCCGCGGAAACCGAGATGCTCATAACCATTGATCTTGCTGTCCTTGGTCTGGAACGGAGCGACATTGGTGATGTTGCCTTTATACTTCCCAAAGAAGGCATTGGCGCGGAATGTCAGATTTTCGGCCAGCGGGCCCGAAATGGTGCCGCGTGTGCGGACTTCGTCGCCTTCATAATATTCAGCGGTGAATTCACCTTCAAGCGTGTCTGTGCCGCCCTTTGAAACAACGTTGATCAAACCGGCCGACGCGTTCTTGCCGAACAGCGTGCCCTGGGGTCCACGCAGGATTTCGAGACGCTCGATTTCGACCAGATCGGCAAAGGCCTGACCGGAACGGCTGAGAACGACGCCGTCAACAACGGTCGAGACACTGGGTTCAGCAGCGATCGAGAAGGAAATGGTACCAACGCCGCGCAGAACGACGGCGGAGTTTGCATTGGTTGTGCCCTTGCGGAAGGTAACCGAAGGAACCAGCTGGCCCAGATTTTCAAGGCTGGTGGTACCGGCGGCGGTCAGCGCATCACCCGACACAGCGGTAATGGCGATCGGCACGTCCTGCACATTTTCTTCGACCTTCTGTGCGGTCACGACGATTTCTTCGACCTGCGCCATCGCAGGCGCACTGAAACCGAGCGCAGCAGCACAGCCGCCCAGCAATGTGGCACGGATCAGATTACGGTTATGGAACTTGGAACTTTGCATAAGGCACCTCCCTTAAATTCGGCCACCCAATTCTCAACTATTTTGCTTGAGTTAATGCAAGCAAGAGAAGTTTTAGCGGGTTATACCGTTCGTAATTCGGCCCTCTAACCAGATTGACTTAATATGTCTAGCGGTGTCATATAGGCGGACACATTATCGCAACGACTGTGGCAAGGATGCCATAGTCCTTCTAAACCGGAGAGAGGGAGAGCGCAGTGCCATCGCAGATCATCATGCACGCCGATGGCTTTGACCTTTTTGCCGGAGAAATCTGCGTCCTGTCGCACCGCACCCATGCCCCTGCCTTTGCCATCGGCATCGGCAAACCGGACATGGAAATGGTGCGCGGCAATTTCCGGATCGGCGACGATCTGCACCTGCGACTGCCACTTGATTGCTTCGCCAATGACAAAGGTGCGATTCGCCTTTGGAGCAGCGACCGGCCCGATTCGATCCTGGGAATCAAGGTCGATGTGGATGCCCGAAAACTGGCGTTGCGAATCCGCTGCACCGACGATGCGATCAACCGGCTGTGGATCGATATGCGCAGCGAAAACGGCGAGGCCTTTTGGGGCGGCGGGGAACAAATGTCCTATCTGCGCCTCAATGGACGGAGCTTTCCCTTCTGGACATCCGAACCGGGTGTCGGCCGCGACAAATCGACCAAGCTGACCCAGACCATGGATGCCGAAGGGCTGGCAGGCGGCGATTATTGGACCACCAATTATCCGCAGCCAACCTGGCTGAGCTCCCACAATTATGCCGTCCACCTTGATACCGCCGCCTATTCGGTCCTCGACCTGACAGACGGGAGTCGCGCCGGAATTGAATGCTGGAAAGCCGATCTAAATCTGGAGCTGTTCACGGCATCCGGACGGACCGAACTAGTCCGCCAGATGTCCGACCGCTTCGGCCGTCAACCCCCCTTGCCCGACTGGGCCATTTCGGGTGCGATTGTCGGCCTGAAAGACGGGCAGGATACATTTTCGCGTTTTGAAAAAATCGCCGCCTCGGGCGCGGCACTGACCGGGCTATGGTGCGAAGACTGGATCGGCATCCGCCAAACCAGCTTTGGCAAGCGCCTGTTCTGGGACTGGCAATGGAATGCAACGCGCTACCCCGACCTTCCCGACCGGATCGCCGCACTGGCGGAACGGGGCGTGCGCTTTCTGGGCTATGTGAACCCGTATCTCGCCGTCGATGGACCGCTTTTCGCCGAAGCGGCCGCGCTTGGCTATCTGGCTTTGCGGCAGGACAGTGACGAACCCTATGCCGTCGATTTTGGCGAATTTGACGCAGGCGTGGTCGATTTCACCAATCCCGACGCAGCGGCCTGGTTTTCTGAACGGATCATCGGGCAGGAAATGCTTGATTTCGGCCTGTCGGGCTGGATGGCGGATTTCGGCGAATATCTGCCCACCGATGTGCGGTTGTTCGACGGATCCGACCCTATGGAGGCGCATAACCGCTGGCCGGTTCTGTGGGCCAAGGTGAATGCCGATGCCATCGCGTCGCGTGGCAAGACGGGCGAAGCGACCTTTTTCATGCGCGCGGGTTATTCGGGTGTGCAAGCCTATTGCCCTTTGCTGTGGGCCGGTGACCAATGCGTCGATTTTTCACGCCATGACGGGATCAACACCGTCCTGACCGGCGCCCTGTCCTCAGGTCTGCTTGGCAATGCCTATCATCATAGCGATCTGGGCGGATACACCAGCCTGCACGGCGTAGTGCGCACGGCCGACCTGATGCACCGCTGGATCGATATGGCCGCCTTTGCCCCTGTCATGCGCAGCCATGAAGGCAACCGGCCCGCCGACAATCTGCAGCTGGACAGCAACCCGGAATTCCTCACCCATTTTGCGCGGATGAGCCAGGTGCACGCGCGCCTTGCCCCCTATGTCCGCGCACTATCGGACGAGGCGGTAGCCACCGGCTTACCGCTTCAGCGTCCGCTCTTTCTGCATTATGATGATCCCGCCTATTATGATGTGCAGGACCAATATCTATACGGTGCGGACATGCTCGTGGCACCCGTGGTCGAAGCCGACCAGACGGGACGCGATGTCATCCTGCCCGAAGGAAAATGGGTGCATCTGTGGTCGGGAGTGGAATATACCCAAGGCACGCATGCGATCGCCGCGCCTAATGGCCAGCCGCCTGTATTCACTCGCAAAGACAGTAAGTTTGCGCCATTATTCGCCTCCCTGACGGAGGAGTTTGGCGCATGAGTCCCAACAGCAATATTCGCGCGAATATCCGCGATGTAGCAAAGCTCGCCGGGGTTGCGGTCAAGACCGTCAGCCGCGTGCTCAACAACCATCCCTATGTCAGCGCCACCACCAAGGCGAAGGTCGATGCAGCGATGGCCGAACTCGGCTTTTCGCCCAGCATTGCCGCGCGCATTTTGGCGGGGACGAAATCCGGGCAGATCGCGCTGATCTACGACAATCACTCACCTTATTATATGCACCAGATCATGCAGGGATGCTGGGACCGTTGCCATAGCGAAGGGATGCGCCTGATTGCGCAGCCTGTCGATGTGGCGGACCCCGATGTCGGCGAACAGGTGCGCGGCATGGTGCGCCAGACGCATGTTGACGGCGCAATCCTGTCGTCGCCTGTCACCGACTGCGCGCCCGTGCTTTCCGCGCTGGAGGCGCTCAACATTCCCTTCGTCCGCATTTCGCCCGGCACCAACCATGCGCTGACATCTTCAGTGTTCATGGACGACACGCAGGCCGCCGACGACATGACTACCCACCTGATCAATATCGGCCACCGCCGGATCGGCTTCATCATCGGCCACCCCAATCATATGGCGAGCGCCGAACGGCGCGCAGGTTATGAGCGGGCATTGAGCCGCGTCGGCATCTCGGTCGACCCTGCGCTCATTGCCGAAGGGCAGTTTGATTTTGAAAGCGGCGTGGCGGCGACGGAGAAATTCCTGTCGCTGAAAAGTCCGCCAACTGCCATTTTCGCCTCGAACGACGACATGGCCTCGGGCGTTTTGGCCGTCGCGCATCGCCGGGGCATTCAGGTACCCGAACAGCTTTCGGTCGGCGGATTCGACGACACCACGCTGGCGCGGGTCGTCTGGCCACCACTGACGACCGTGCGCCAACCGGTGCGCGACCTCGCATCGACCGCAGCCGAGCTGTTGTTCGGCGAAGGCGGGATCGAGCATCGCCGCCTGCCGCACGAACTTGTCATACGCGAATCCACATCACCACCTTCACAGAAGAGCAAGAAAATATGACTTTACCCTCCCCGCCGACCACGCGCCCATTGGGCAAGAGCGGCATTGAAATTTCCTCCATCGCCTGGGGCATGTGGCGCTTTGCCGGACTGGAACTGTCCGCCGCACGCGCCGCCATCGATGCCGCGTTTGAAGCCGGCATCACCCTGTTTGACACCGCCGACATCTATGGTTTTGGCGAGCAGGGCTTTGGCAAGGCGGAAGAGTTATTGGGCCGCGTCTTTGCCGATGCGCCGGAATATCGCGACCGGATGGTACTGGCGACCAAGGGCGGCATCACCCCGCCCACGCCCTATAACAGCAGCGCCGAATATCTGACAAAAGCCATCGACGACAGCCTGCAGCGGCTGGGCACCGACCGTATCGACCTGTGGCAGATCCACCGGCCCGACATCCTGACCCACCCGCAGGAAATCGCGCGCGCGGTTGAAGCAGCGCATAGCGCAGGCAAGATCCGCGCCTTTGGCGTGTCGAACTTCACGCAGGCGCAGATCAGCACGCTGGCGCAATTCAGCGCGGTGCCGATTGTGTCGACGCAGCCCGAACTGTCGCCGCTGCGGATCGATACAATCGAAAATGGCGAACTGGATCAGGCGATTGCCATGGATATGGCTGTCCTGGCCTGGTCGCCCTTGGGTGGCGGGCGGATCGGTGACCCTTCCAATGAACGCGAGCAGAATGTGGCAGGCGCCCTTTCGGGTGTAGCTGCATCGCATGGCGTGTCGCGCACGGCGGCGGCCTATAGCTGGATCATGGCGCATCCGGCGCGTCCCATCCCCATCGTTGGCTCGCAAAATCCGGCGCGTATCGCCGAGGCCGCCGATGCCTTCAAA from the Sphingorhabdus lacus genome contains:
- a CDS encoding MBL fold metallo-hydrolase, whose product is MSWPDSIRAGETEQHEPLVRRVLAPNPSPYTYTGTQTWLVGAGEDVAIIDPGPCGSGQSIGDPADINGEGHVDAILRAVDGRRVAAILCTHTHRDHSPAAAPLKLATGAPIIGCAPLVLKDDGPRADSAFDPDYAPDRILSDGEQIAGDGWTLEAVATPGHTSNHICYALVESGALFTGDHVMKWSTSVVSPPDGDMSDYMASLQKLYDREDRVYYPAHGPAVENPRQLVRGMIGHRRQRERQILNLLESGEGHIPDMVAAMYKGLDLRLTGAAGRSVLAHLVDLQNRGQATVSGNRWQRIGGAATA
- a CDS encoding M56 family metallopeptidase, whose product is MSVEFSQTWLVDSLLVTTLLMAAILCVRKPVAKLFGPGVAYALWLVPAARLLMPSLEGEPVPLAENGQSISDAVRHSVLTQIPSDASAELTNSASSAVATVDFMALGITFWLGGAVLFFIVQMIRYASMRDDLLAEAEEIAQIEGVKVVASDLVAGPLAFGLFKRYIAVPLDFTKTYTPAERELALAHEMAHHKSGDLFANLVAFIILCLQWFNPVAWMSWNAFRFDQEAACDARVLAGKGAEVRAIYGQALARTAFDGVPTFATALNSPKTIIERLRRLTMKDASTQRRLLGKLGILTAAAVILPLTATIVPAVVAQDEAAAENGKAEPVKRNVQIIKIKKDGETINVVGHDGDGEVTKVERDGKTFIFRTDKKLTEQEVEQWIENAEKSRLEADKALAEADGARAQADIAQAEADSAAAAADGARAAAEVGRREAIRVMTNMNIASYIPEIDIKEITKNCQEGQPVTTDVSGFDGQNSSRIRLVMCGKGQAKIARVEAIKGLREARGDIDKDKDIPEKIRKEVVEKLEQQIRKLESQADKAD
- a CDS encoding BlaI/MecI/CopY family transcriptional regulator; translation: MTLERISDAELTVLEILWEQAPLTATEVAERIPADRDWSLPTVKTLLSRLLAKAAVEHRADGRRFLYSPLVEREDYVSHESKRLVDRLFGGKFMPLVAHLAEQEKLSDADISEIERLLREMKS
- a CDS encoding TonB-dependent receptor encodes the protein MQSSKFHNRNLIRATLLGGCAAALGFSAPAMAQVEEIVVTAQKVEENVQDVPIAITAVSGDALTAAGTTSLENLGQLVPSVTFRKGTTNANSAVVLRGVGTISFSIAAEPSVSTVVDGVVLSRSGQAFADLVEIERLEILRGPQGTLFGKNASAGLINVVSKGGTDTLEGEFTAEYYEGDEVRTRGTISGPLAENLTFRANAFFGKYKGNITNVAPFQTKDSKINGYEHLGFRGLLDFDNGPARIKIIADYYEADDDCCGEVTGVSRGAQLNAELNLPLGVAQGENQRFVSHNLVTQSLDRQWGLTVNADFDVFSDHVLSAIYGYRNWNNTELREGDFLPRAIVGTPELHDRGFVETDQQSLELRLASDQSKAFKYQVGGFYWKSENTQDFTRQVVSCTTSTLPIDPVSGARPCNLTDTVNTLFPTATSNSLVNIENYALFGQATYDFTDWIGLTVGLRWTHDSIDYAHRRFPGVNRTTGLPATGPGVSGAPAGGTVASGGNGTVLSTGSSSNSNFSGKAVLTVKPSDDVMLYGSYTRGYKGPAFNVFFNHTAPTNSVPIDEETSDSFELGIKSRFADNRIQLNASAFQVTYDGFQANNFVLLNGAVVTNLTNAGTVRSTGFELDALANPVEGLDLFGSVAYADAKVRRFNPNPLTNAPDARNGTKLPLAPEWSWNIGAAYETPFNIFGAEAKVYVRTSYNHVSSQFSDLGQSGPIDAYGLWNASVGYSDADDNWRITFIMKNITDESYVLLNTSAGQRLHIPRDADRYMGASLRFRI
- a CDS encoding alpha-glucosidase, whose amino-acid sequence is MPSQIIMHADGFDLFAGEICVLSHRTHAPAFAIGIGKPDMEMVRGNFRIGDDLHLRLPLDCFANDKGAIRLWSSDRPDSILGIKVDVDARKLALRIRCTDDAINRLWIDMRSENGEAFWGGGEQMSYLRLNGRSFPFWTSEPGVGRDKSTKLTQTMDAEGLAGGDYWTTNYPQPTWLSSHNYAVHLDTAAYSVLDLTDGSRAGIECWKADLNLELFTASGRTELVRQMSDRFGRQPPLPDWAISGAIVGLKDGQDTFSRFEKIAASGAALTGLWCEDWIGIRQTSFGKRLFWDWQWNATRYPDLPDRIAALAERGVRFLGYVNPYLAVDGPLFAEAAALGYLALRQDSDEPYAVDFGEFDAGVVDFTNPDAAAWFSERIIGQEMLDFGLSGWMADFGEYLPTDVRLFDGSDPMEAHNRWPVLWAKVNADAIASRGKTGEATFFMRAGYSGVQAYCPLLWAGDQCVDFSRHDGINTVLTGALSSGLLGNAYHHSDLGGYTSLHGVVRTADLMHRWIDMAAFAPVMRSHEGNRPADNLQLDSNPEFLTHFARMSQVHARLAPYVRALSDEAVATGLPLQRPLFLHYDDPAYYDVQDQYLYGADMLVAPVVEADQTGRDVILPEGKWVHLWSGVEYTQGTHAIAAPNGQPPVFTRKDSKFAPLFASLTEEFGA
- a CDS encoding LacI family DNA-binding transcriptional regulator, coding for MSPNSNIRANIRDVAKLAGVAVKTVSRVLNNHPYVSATTKAKVDAAMAELGFSPSIAARILAGTKSGQIALIYDNHSPYYMHQIMQGCWDRCHSEGMRLIAQPVDVADPDVGEQVRGMVRQTHVDGAILSSPVTDCAPVLSALEALNIPFVRISPGTNHALTSSVFMDDTQAADDMTTHLINIGHRRIGFIIGHPNHMASAERRAGYERALSRVGISVDPALIAEGQFDFESGVAATEKFLSLKSPPTAIFASNDDMASGVLAVAHRRGIQVPEQLSVGGFDDTTLARVVWPPLTTVRQPVRDLASTAAELLFGEGGIEHRRLPHELVIRESTSPPSQKSKKI
- a CDS encoding aldo/keto reductase, with protein sequence MTLPSPPTTRPLGKSGIEISSIAWGMWRFAGLELSAARAAIDAAFEAGITLFDTADIYGFGEQGFGKAEELLGRVFADAPEYRDRMVLATKGGITPPTPYNSSAEYLTKAIDDSLQRLGTDRIDLWQIHRPDILTHPQEIARAVEAAHSAGKIRAFGVSNFTQAQISTLAQFSAVPIVSTQPELSPLRIDTIENGELDQAIAMDMAVLAWSPLGGGRIGDPSNEREQNVAGALSGVAASHGVSRTAAAYSWIMAHPARPIPIVGSQNPARIAEAADAFKITWTRADWYSVLVAARGVPLP